DNA from Pajaroellobacter abortibovis:
AGGGGGGGGTTATTTCTAGCTGAATCCGTGAATGACATTGTGTGAGTGAAATGACTGAAAAGCTGATGGTGGAACGCTCGCTTATCAGCGGCAGTTGGTCTTCTGAGAATCCAGTTGTATACAGTTTCATTAAAGTTATATGTCCATCCATTACATTGTGATGATCACGAATCATCGATTTCTTAATCTCTTTCTTTATACTTAGGTGAGGTAAGCGTTTCTTTTCTTACCGTCAGTGTATTAAATGGATGATGGCTCTTCTAGTTTGGGATTGTAGTGAGGGCGGAGGGGATGAGCGATTTGAGGGGGATGTGGGCTGGGGGGATTTTTCAGCGATCAGCTCTTAAAAACAAATCTGCTGTTTGATATCGCGGTGGTGGGGTAGAACCAGAAGGTCTTAACTGGAGGCAATGGAAGCTGATTGAGAAAGATACAGATGCGGTGGAGCGGAAGAATCGCGGACAGAAGATGTGAGTGAAATGGGATCGAAGGAACAATATTTTTATTTAATAAAAAGCTAGGAAAATGGAACAGGGCTTCTACTTTTGTCGCAGCGGGTAGTTCGTACACGTGCGGGTTAAAATAGGATGGGTCTCTTCTCTGTTGGGAGAATTACGGCTTGGGTAATGTACCTGGTGATGGACTAAATTTCCCCGTCTCAACGGGTTTCTCTCGTACGTGTAGGATCAAGTTGGGGGGGAGACCGTGTGCTGGGGATATAACGACGAATATGGACATCAGACGGAGGTCCCTGTTTATCGTTTGGTGTCTGTGGGTGAATATCAGACGTGTGCGATTAAAGTGGGAGGAGGGGTCAGTTGGTGGGGCTATGGCCATATGGGGCTCCCTGAGGGACTCTATCGAGCTGTTTCAGTGGGTAGTGGACGTGCATGTTAAATTAGAGCCGATGAGACGATCTCATGCTGGAACCATCACGGCTTATTTGAACTGGGTGCTCCTGAGGGTACTTGTAAGGCGATCTCTGTAAGGAGTAGACATGCGTGTAAGTGACGAAAGAGGCTGAGATTTGCTGTTAGCCTTGGGGTTTTCCAGATTTCTGTTTCTATGGGGAGACGACTGTTCCAGAGAGGTCGTGTGAGTACAGTTCGGTTTCAGTAGTTTCTCTTTATGTATGTGGTTTAAAAAGACGGACAGTATTCTATGTTGGGGGGATAACCGGTTCGATTAGATAGGTGTCCTTCTCGGCACCTACGTTTCGGCTTCAGCTGGCAGCCTTCATACCTGTGGAGTGACATGGCTTAGCGACAATGTTGTGGTTATAATAATTATGGTCAGTTAGGAATTCCTTGAGGCGTGTCTGGTGCGAAATAATTCTCTAGGGTTTGGTTTCTGTTGTGTGCTATTAAGCTTTCACTGTGGGGATGCTCCGTCCAAAGAAACGGTATCTGTTTCAGCAGGAGGTGCTCATACCTGCCAGAAGCAAGTGAACAATCAAGTCCGTTGTTGGGGATCAAACAGCAAAGGCCAGACTTCTATCCCTGAGGGGGAATATAGATCTGTCTCAACGGGGGGTCAGTACACATGCGCAATACGATTAAGTAGGGAACTCGTGTGCTGGGGAGATCATGCTTGGGGGCAGACGGAAGTCCCTCAAGGTCAATATACGTTTGTTGCAGCTGGGAATGCGCATGCATGCGCGATAGCATTGGGGCAGCTTGTCTGTTGGGGGGATGGTAGCCACGGTCAGACCCATGCACCTCAAGGGGAAGGATATACACTTGTTTCAGCTGGTGGGTTACATACCTGTGCTTTAAGAAATTATCAGGTTGAGTGCTTTGGGTCTAACGATGCAGGGCAGACCAATGTCCCTAAAGGGGAATACGTAGAAGTTTCAGCTGGTGGGTTACATACCTGTGCGATTGACAAAGAGAAAAGGGTGATTTGTTGGGGATCAAACAGCAAAGGCCAGATCGTTGTGCCCAATGAAGGACAGTATATCCAGGTATCTGCTGGCGGGTTTCACACCTGTGCTCTCGATAGAAACGGTGAGATTATCTGTTGGGGGGATAATAAAAAAGGCCAGACTATCGTACCTCAGGGAATCTATCAGTCGGTTTCTTCAGGTAGTGAGCATACCTGTGCTGTCACGCAGAAAGGTGCGGTTGTCTGTTGGGGTGCGAATCACTTGAGACAAACAGACGTGATTTAATGATTTTCTCATGCTCATGATGGTGTGGTGGGGGGATGATGCGGGTTTAGATACAGCGAGCGGTGTCCAGACATAAGTTTTTTCTTACCTTAGGGTGTTTGACTTTTACGTGGATATTTTTCATAGGATGAATAGGGGGTATGCCCGTAGCCAGCAGAAGGAAGACGTCTAATAGTGTTTATGAGGAATGAATATTGTTTGGGATGCGTCTAATTTTATCCCGCTCTCTCATCATTTACGGGTTATTTATCCTTTGGGGTATGGTAACATGTGATGGTGAGGGCTAGGAATGGTTTGTATAGGCTGATCCCATATCATGAAATGGCTCCTTCTTCTATTGATTCTTTAGTGGAATGTAGATGGCTGAGGGTCTCCCAGACACGGGTGCGCCTTAAGAAGTCGCTTGGACCTTATGTTGTTCGGTTTAAATCCTCTAGCTCTTAACGGAATGCTCCTCTGCTCTATCTCGATAGGTGCCTGGAAAGAGTGTGAGAGTGTATTTTGACCTTTATTAAAAAAGGGATAGGCGTTGAAATCGCGGATCGATTGGGATAAGATTTTATTCCTATCTCCCAGCGTGGAACGGAATACTCCTATCCTTTTATTTCTTGTGAATGATTTTCTGCAAAACAAAAGAGTGGAAGAGTGTGTGTGAATCAATATCAATCGCGGGGTTTTGGTTTAAAAACATTCAACACGGTTGAAAGTGTGTCGGATGTGGCCTGCTTGCGAAGGCATTGATATTTTAAACTTGTGCTGTAGGAGCGCTCATGTGGAACGTTTCTTGCGGGATTGAGTCTCAGAAATTACCCTGACTCGTGAAGAGTCTCATCCTAGAAGGGGCAATGCTTGGATATCGGTTAGATAACATTGAGAGAGTCCAATCTTTCCCTTAGAGCAGGAGGGTGATTTGCTCCTAGTATATGTGTTTATCACATAGCGGTGTATGTCCGGAAGAATTCATCCGTGTGGATTTAAATCCGGAGACAGATTATCAAATTGCTCTTTCTAAACTGGAGAAAAAGGCGGTGGATTTGAGTGGCGATCTTCTTTATGACCAAAAACCTCTTTGAGGAATTGATCATGAGCGGCCTCTCTTTGGTCAGTACCCGTTCTTCCATTATTCTGGCAGCTTATGTGCTTGATCATTTGACTTATATAAGATTTTATCGATCGGTTTGGGCCAATGATTCGTAGGGCAGGAGAGTTCACTAAGCTCATTAGTGCTAATGTCTGTATTGCCTGCCGTTAATTGTTGTGAATAGGTTCAATTTGATCATTCGTGGCTTGAGGTGAATCCCTCTCCTCTGCCTGCTTTTTTGGTTTCTCAGATGGAAGTTCGGCAATTGATCTGTGGGTCCCTCTTGAAAAGGATTCAAGAAGACTTCTCTGCCTTTTTTTCTAGTGAGATAGACGCCAACAAGGCTCGCGTTCCCATGCTCTTTCTGAGCGGGAGACTCGATTCATGGACTCCTTTATCATCGTTTGAGTCAGACAGTCGGCGATTTACAGAGGCACAGTATGTGGAAAGTCCATGCTTAGGGCAGTCTTTTATCACAGAGGGGAAAAATTGTGCATGGAGCATCATGAGCTCTTTCCTGGCAGATCCTACGAAACGAATTGATACTTCCTATCCGTCAAATTTCTGTTCCCAGTTTTTGCATTAAGGCAAAAATCCTACAAGGACCTGTGTAATCTTTTGAATGAAGTCTCGGGGAAAGTTGAAAATAGAGTGGTGGCCCCTCCGAAATTTTACACGAACTTTTCACGAAAGAGCTGCACTCGTTGTCATGATAGAACTTCCAAGGCGTTTGCTACCTTCCTCCCGTCGTTTCCTGCTTGATCCTTACGTCAAGAGGGAGCTATCGGCAAGGCAAATTGCTGGAGGGACTGTTTCCTCCAAGTCTACTGTTCTTAACGCACTGCGATACTTTGGCATCCCGATTCGCGAACCACCTCACCCCTACGGCCAAAACTCCTTTCCCTCATTCTGGCTACGAAAAGATCCGTGGAAGATTAGAGTATATCCCAAAGAACAAAACATAATTGCTGTCATTGAGCAACTTCACGCTGAGGGGATGAGCCTGAAAGACATCACTGGGCTTTTAACCAAGATGAAAATACACACGGCACACAACGGTTACATCGCTTACCCGCCAGTGGCAAATGGGATCCCTCTTTTGCGTGGAATTGGAAAACTCTCTCCTTGCTTAACTTTTCTTCAAAACGGGCAAACTCAGTGTAACTCACATCTTAATAATGCAGTCAACGTTTTCAATGGGTCTTGGATCAGGACTGCCTTCTTCTTCCAAATAGAGAGGAGCTGTTGAACCACCCACAAAGACTAACTCATACTTCGGGTCCCCAGGACATTGGCCACAATTTCAATCATCTGAAAGCTAGCATGACTACGCCTTATAGTCATTTCCTGCGCGAATCATTTTAACCAGTTCATCCTTAGAAAAGCCTGTTTCCTGGCCTTTCCTATCCTTGAAAGCATAATCAGGGCTAAGTAGCGATACATCCTGGGATTTGCTAGAGTGGCTAGAGGCGCGCACGCGCACTTCTTGTAGAGAGGTGAAACACTGAGTCTTCTGCTTTTGCCCTTGGCATAAGGCCAAACGTATGCTTCTTGCTCATTGGCTACAATAAGCTCTTTGAGTAATGAGGCTGAGTGAGCTGTTGGTATGCCTTGTGCTGTCGGTCCAATTTGGACTGGACAACAGTGTTTCAATCCTTACAGCAGAAAATCTTCCATCTCAGTGTGCCAGTGCATTCCAGTTCTGGATCAAAACGAGAAGCTTTCTCAAGCGCTTAATGGCTTTCTGGGCTTCATTCTTACTGAGGTGTATAGATTCCACTAGGGGCATAATTCGCTAGCGTCCCTGGTTCCAGAGATGCAGCTTGATAAGAACTATGACGTCTTGTGGCTTTATCCCAGGATCGAGGAAAAGTTTCTAGGAAAAATATGGAAATAGTATCTAATCCTTTATAATAAAAGGTTTTTAGTTATTTTCTTTGAATCGTGTGGCTGGAAACTATTACTTATACCCTTTATTCAGTATCCACTTAAGTGAAATTTCCTTACGGGCCTTGTAACTCCTCCAAATACGGTGGAGTCTGTCTTACAGTGTGCTATTTGCGCAGATGAATGCTCATAAATGCCTAGAGGCGCTGACAGAACTTAGCGAATCAATCTCAATCAAAGCCACCAAGACTTTGCGACTGAGATTAACAAGGAAATTGAGGCCTACGTGATTACACAGTTTGGATTCAACTGCTGATGTAAAATTCGTATAATTGAGACCAATAAATTCCAATAGTTCTCTTGTCTCTTTGAGTTCTGTGGCCCGTAGAATATATCTATATTTTTATATTTTCCCAGTGGCTACTTGCATACTTTATGAAATCTTTCACCTCCTCCATGGTTATTGGCTCACGCAAAAAACCTATCACCTTTGGATCTTGGTTGATGCGATAGTAGGCTGCTGCATCTTTCACTTGCCAAGTTCTAAGGATTAATCGTTTTGCCTCTATCACTTTTATAAGAAGTTCAATTTATTTTCAGCATTCAGCATTGTTCAGAGATTTTTTCCAAAGGAACTTGCTTCGCGAAAGCGGCTATTAAGATGAATGGCTACAGATTGCTGTGATGCTCTAATTAAACGAGGTTTGATGGCTAATTTCTTCTGTATCTCGCGCTGTGGCGGGTGCTGAACCCAGCAGGCATCTACTATAAGGCGATGTGCTGGTGGGTAACCAAACCAAAAAGTTCACCTTCACGGACTTGAATAGCGTCACAGGCTGCGCGGCATTCAGGAGACGTGCCCTATAGCAGTTATCATATGGAACCTCGGCAAAAGGAAAAATGACCCTACAGCCAGAACATTCGCAGATAGATTGACCTAATGCATTCCCTGTAAACGCCCTCGAAAAATAATTCAAGAAGATTGTAGCTAATGCTTTTCCAGTAAACGATCGAAAATCATATGTCCCATACTTGGAACGACTTCGAGACGGGTGTTTTAACCACCTTGGCCGTTCTGATTCCGCCTTCAGAAGAGATCAGAACGTCTTTCTCCCCAGGAATGAATAAGGCTGGTGGGCTCTCTTTTTCTAGCAATGATGATAGGCTTCCCACGTTGTTTTGACAAAGGATGTGGTTCTAGGCGACGCCTACTGGATGACTTATCGAACTCTCCACTGTTGTTACAGACATTGAGGCAACACTGATCAAACAGTCAGGATGATAAGTGCTTAATGGCTGAGCGATTGTCCTTCCCGTTAAGTGTCCTACGACATGAGCCTTTTGTACTCCAGAGGAGAGTTTTACTAAAGGCTCTGGCGCTCCGTTTTTGGTCATAAGCGCATTGACGAATCCTTATTCAGATCATTTTTTTAGTGGCGGAGTATCTGGGGTCTTTCACCAGATCATTTACAGATCTGATCAGTGATCTGGATCTGGAAGTACGTTTGCCAAACTCAGAGACTGTTCCAGATGATTTTTTAAATCTGGAAACCTCAAAAATCTAGTCCTCTTATGCGGGTGATTTGTGATAGGGGCTTTTTTGGTTGAGTTTAGGTTTCAGGCCTTGGTACTAATTTGTAGGTAAATATAGCCATGGCCTTTTTAAAACGCTGTGTGGTATGGGTGTAGACACAGACGATGGTATAGATAATTAATGGATCGTGAGAAGAATGGCATTCGTGCTCTTAGTCTTGGTTTTCTCGAGCTTGCAGTGTGGGGGGAGCTTTGGATGGATCTCTGAAGCATCGGCTCAATCGGTTGTTGTGCCCTCTGTTTCCTGTGGTTCGGGGGCAAAGATGAAAGTTCACTTTTACAATGTGGGGGAAGGGCTTGCTGTGCTGATCGCCCTTCCGGATCGGCGTCATATTCTAGTGGATACAGGCGATTTTCCTCGGCGGCAGGGGTGTGGTTCAGTCTGTAGCGAAGCGCACTCTCACTTGATCGACCAACTGGAACGTGATTTAAAGGGGGCACCCATTGATATGCTTTGGATCACTCACCTGCATTCCGATCACATAGGGGGAGCATCGCTGGTGCTGCGTACATTTAAAGTGAATGCCTACGTAGATAATGGACAAGGAAAGAAGCAAAATACGGTGCGTCGTATTCGGACGATGGCAAGGCGGAGGAGGGTTCGTGTTGTTACAGTCGATCCAGGGCATCGGGACCTCCCTATAGAAAGTTCTTCTGCGCTTCAAATAAGAGCGATTGTCCCTCCTCGATGGCCGAAGCCATGTCATATCAACCCAAACAATTGCTCGATTGGATTACGGGTTGATTACTGTAACTCTTCTGTCCTTTTTATAGGTGATGCTGAGGCAGAAGAGGAGAAACTTCTGGATCTGTTAGGATCGATTACTTTGTTTCAGGTAGGGCATCATGGGAGCGATACCTCCTCAAGTGAATCTTTTTTGAGCAAACTAATGCCTAAGTATGCTGTGATCTCAGCAGGTCGAGCAGAAGAAGGTCTCAATCGGCATTACTGCCATCCTCACACTTCTGCAGTTGTTCGGGTTAATGCAGCGTTAGGAGGTTCTTTTTCTGTTCCTATGCGGGTATTTGATAATCGAATGCGGTGCAATCAAGCGAGAGAGGAAGATTGGAAAAGCGTTCTCACGAGCGATAGACTTTGGATTACCTCACGGGATGGGGATATTGTGTTGACCACCACGGGTGATGGAGTCTTTCAGCGAGAATAAGAGAAAGCAGATCCTGGGCAGGTACTACAAAAACGGTTGAGTTAAGTCAATGGAACGAGACAGGAGATTGGAACAGTCAGCAGCGAAAGTGCGAGAGGGGAGTGGCAAAATGTTCGATGGGATTGCTCAGCGCTATGACTTGCTCAATCGGGTTCTCTCCCTAGGAATGGATCGGGGATGGCGACGGCGGGTGGCCATGGAATTGCAACTCCCTTCTGAAGCTCGTGTTCTCGATCTTGCGACAGGCACTTCCGATCTTGCGATTGAGATCCTTTGCCAGTTCCCTCATGTGACGGTGGAAGGGGTGGACCCTTCTCACCAGATGCTTGCGATTGGAAGAGAGAAATTGGAGTCGTTGGGGCTGAACGAGCGAGTTCGTTTGTCCTATGGACAGGCAGAAAAATTAGCATTTCAAGATGCATCGTTTGATGCAGTGGTGATCGCGTTTGGAATCCGGAATGTGCAAGATCGGAAGGGGGCTTTGCGGGAAATGGCCAGAGTGACGAAACCTGGAGGTCAAGTGGCTATCTTGGAATTATCCGAACCTCAACGTGGCTGGATGTCTTCTTTAGCCCGTTTTTATATTCATACCCTGGTCCCCTGGGTGGGGGCTGCTTTGTCGGGTACCAGGGAATACCGATACCTGGCCAAGTCAATCGCTTCCTTTCCACCTTCTGATCGCTTGATTGAGATGATGGAGGAATCCCAGTTACAATGTGTCAAGAAGATCCCTTTTCTGTTTGGAGTTGTGATGCTCTATATTGCTCGTTCTAGGTGGGAATAGAGTTATGCTTTCGTTTGAAGAAGCGGGGCTGGAAGAATTTAGTCACAGTGCTGCCCCGGACCAACTTGTATCGCTAACCTGGGCAGTAGAGCCTATGGAAGTAGATCATTTTCTAGAGGTGGTGAAAGAGGGGACTGCGTGGCTTTGGGATCCATCAAAGGAAGGGGAAGGAGACAAATGGTCATTTGCAGGGTGGGGAGAGACTTTAAGACTGGAGGTAAGAGAGGATTTATCTTGCGAAGGAGAGAGAATTCTTATGCAGGCTATGGAGAAGAGAAACCCTGGTCATCTGGAAGTGCCGAGCCTCAGGCTGTTTGGGGGATTTGCTTTCGAATCAGATTGGGATCCGTCTTTTCCTTGGAAGAAATTCGGTTGCGCTAGTTTCTCTGTGCCACGCTGGAGTTACGGATGCTGTGGGGCTAAGGCTTTTTTGCGAATGACAGTACAGGGGAGAGATTGTCAGCATCGTTCTTCCCTTCTTGAGGAGATTGGAGGCGTACTTAAGAAAATAACCACATCGCCTTTCAAAATAGAGAATCGGAAACTGACATTCAGGAAAGTGGAAGGAGAAACGTTAGAGGAATGGGGTCAAAAGATTGAATCCATTCTGCGAGAAATTTCTCTTGGACATTTTAAGAAAGTGGTAATGGCTTGCCGCAGTCGCCTTGAAGCGGAGATGCCTTTGAATGGAGTGGATATCGTTAGGCGCTTCAAAGGGAGGCATGGGGATCGTGTTCGGTTTCTTATGCAGCGAGGAGATTTTTGGTTTGTCGGTTCTACTCCAGAATTGCTTGTGGAGCGAAGGGAAAAGTGGATCAGGACAGACGCTCTTGCTGGATCCGTTGTATTGGACGTTGATAGTCGACGCGAAGATTGTGAACAACGGAAGCAGGAACTCTTATCCAGTCTTAAAGATCGAGAAGAGCATGCTTTTGTGGTAGATTGGATCAAGGCCAGTCTGCGGCCATTCTGCCATAAGATAGATAGCCCTGATGTTCCTTTTATCCGTGAGCTTAAGGGGCTTGCCCATCTTTGGACTCCTATTGTAGCAGAATGTAGTCAAGAGGTACATGTGCTTGAATTGGTTCATGCGCTCCATCCAACCCCTGCTGTTTGTGGAATTCCAAGGGAGATCGCAAGAGCGTGGATCGCTGCTCATGAAACGTCTTCTCGTGGCTGGTATGCTGGACCTATTGGATGGTTTGATGCGAAAGGAGAGGGGGCATTTTTTGTTGGCATTCGATCGATGTTAGTACATGGAAGAACTGTGTGGGTGTATACAGGTGCTGGCATTTTGAGAGGTTCAGAGCCCGAAAAAGAATATAAGGAGATTGCGGCTAAGCAAGCCTCGCTCTTAATGTCTGTGGGGGATGTACAAAAATGACCAACCTTCATACAGCTTGGGCTCGTCTCATCATACGGAGTTTTGCTGACTCTGGTGTTCGTCATGTGGTGATCAGTCCTGGCTCCCGTTCTACTCCTCTTGCGCTAGCTGCTGCTGAGGAACAGGAAGTTCAGTGCCATGCTGTGGTCGATGAAAGAACAGCTGGTTTTTTTGCTCTTGGCCAGGGGCGCTGGGAGCGTAATCCAACGTTGCTGATCTGTACTTCAGGCACGGCGGGAGCTCATTACTTACCTGCCATCATAGAAGCAAGTCAATCTTATATCCCTCTTGTGGTGATGACCGCAGACCGTCCTTGGGAAGCTTACGATGCTGCTTTGTCTCAGACTACAGATCAAGTCAAACTGTTTGGAAATCATGTTCGACACTATGCTGAAATCGGCCTTCCTGATCCCCAGGAGATGGCCATGTTAGGAGCTCAACGCATTGCTGCTCAAGCCGTTTACCGTTCTCAGTATCCTGTCCCTGGTGTAGTGCACATCAATGCCCGTTTTCGTAAACCTCTTGAGCCTATCGTCATGCCCGCTGAAGAACCGTGGGAAGAGACCTATAGGAGAATTGTAGGTAATGGTCCTTCTCGCTTCTTCATTCCTCAAATGAGTGTCCATGAGGAGGCTATCGATCAACTGACTTATGCTTGCCTGCGGTCTCACTGTGGGTGGATTGCGTGTGGCCCTTCTCTGCATGTGGAACCGCAAGAGAAACTCTGTCGGGAAGTGGTCAAACTGGCCAAGGCATTGGGATTTGGGGTGCTTGCGGAAATCGCGAGTGGAGTCCGATGTGGACTTGATCCAGCCCAAGTTGTAGCTCCTTCTTTTTTTGCTAGTCTGCTGCGGTCTTGCTCGTGGCATCGCAGTTTATGTCCTGACTTAATTCTTGAAATCAATGCTCCTCTTGTTTCAGAAGAATATCATAGTTGGGTCAGGAATCATCGTTGGATTGACCGTTACGTTGTCGCGCCTTATGGATGGAACGACTCTCAGGGGGGGGCTAGAATGCTGATCCATGGCCCCCCTAGCCAGGTTTTGTCTGGTATCCGGAGACGATTGGATCCTGGGGACAAACGATCTGTCGTTTCCTCATTAAAACAACTTCAAAAAGCAGATCGTTACGTTGAGAGTATTTTGGAGCAAGAGTGGCAGGGAGGTTCTCTGACTGAGGGGATGGTTGCTTTTTCTGTTATGCAGGCTCTTCAACAAGGGGATATCATGATGATTGGGAATAGCAATCCGATCCGACTTTTTGATCGCTATTGCCCGGTTAAAAAGAAGCCGATTTACGTGTTTCACCAACGAGGGGTGAGTGGAATTGACGGGTTAGTTGCGGGAGCAGTGGGAATTCAGAAGGTGGCCAAGAAGAGGATGGTTCTGGTGGTTGGAGATCTGTCCTTTTTGCACGATCTTGGAGGACTTGTACTCTGTCGTCAGGTGGAAGGACCTTTGGTTATTGTCGTGATCCATAATGGAGGGGGGCGTATTTTTGAACAGCTTCCTGTTGCTCGACAGCCTTCCCTCGCTCCTCTTCTCGAGCGTTATTTTGTTGTCTTCCATCATTTAACCTTTAAAGGGATAGCGGACATGTGTGGAGTCTATTATGTGCAGGTAACTGAACGTACACAACTGGCAGATGCTCTCACTTCTGGTCTTAATCAAAAGGGATGTACAGTGATTGAGGTGAAAGTCCCTCCTCATGATTCCCAACGGCGGTGGTCTGCTTTAGGGGCTCAGGTGGATGAATATTTAAAGAGAGTTTCTCAATGAGTTTTATCTGGGTTCAGGGAAGGTGGGAAAGGGAGGGAGAGCCTCCCTTACTTTGTATTCATGGTTTTATGGGTCATCCGTGTATGTGGAACGACTTTCTTAAATTTCTGTCCTATCCTGGGTCCTATAGGGTGTTTCCAGTTGCCAGGGCACAGTTTGAGGCCATGGTATCCTAGTGAATCTTCTTTTGATGGAGCCGTGGATGCACTTGCGCAAGATATACCCTTTCGGCGGCCATTTTGGATTCTCGCGTATTCAATGGGAACACGGTTGGGGCTTGCGCTGGCCTTGCGTTATCCTGCATGTGTACATGGTGTTTGTTTAGTTGGCGTGTATCCAGGGCTTGAGGATGCCAGTGAAAGATGGCAGCGGATCATGTGGGAGAGGGAGGAAGCGGATCAATTACTTTCAATGGATCCATCATTGTATCTCGGTATCTCGAGCGGTGGCGTAGTCAGCCCCTTTTCGTGAGTCAGCAATCTCTTCCTCTTGCTCTTCAGTTGCGTGAGAGCCGTATGAATCTTCAACATACCTCCTCAGGTTTTGCATGGGCTATGCGCATACTGGGATTGGAAAAAATGCCTGATTTGAGACCTGAATTAAGTTCTGTCTCGTGGCCTGTGATGCTGATTACAGGTGAGTTGGACACTAAATTCTGCTTGTTAGCAGAAGATTTCAGCAAGCAGTATCCTCATGTGAACCACATGATTGCTCCTCACGTGGGGCACAATGTTGTGATAGAAGCCCCATCTTGTATTGCAGGTTGGTTTAAAAAGGGGGTTAAAGGATAACTTTCTTTTCCTTTGGAGCGAGATAGTTCTCCTTTTAATTAAGAGGTTGACTCAATGGATAAAGTCAACTAGCCCCGTTTTAGGCTTAGATAATATTTGCATGAGGTGATCAGTGTGTCCTCGGTAGTATGGCAAAAGGCTGGTGATTTTGAAGACATTCGGTATGAAAAGAGTGCTGAAGGAATTGCAAAAATTACGATTCAGAGGCCTGAGGTGCGGAATGCGTTTCGCCCCAAAACCATTGAAGAAATGCAAGCCGTGTTTACAGATGTGCGAGATGACCTTTCTATCGGTGTAGCAATCCTTACAGGAGAAGGGGATCAAGCGTTTTGCGCAGGGGGAGATCAAAAGGTTAGAGGAGAAGGGGGATACGTTGGGCAAGATGGAATCCCGCGCCTTAATGTGC
Protein-coding regions in this window:
- the ubiE gene encoding bifunctional demethylmenaquinone methyltransferase/2-methoxy-6-polyprenyl-1,4-benzoquinol methylase UbiE is translated as MERDRRLEQSAAKVREGSGKMFDGIAQRYDLLNRVLSLGMDRGWRRRVAMELQLPSEARVLDLATGTSDLAIEILCQFPHVTVEGVDPSHQMLAIGREKLESLGLNERVRLSYGQAEKLAFQDASFDAVVIAFGIRNVQDRKGALREMARVTKPGGQVAILELSEPQRGWMSSLARFYIHTLVPWVGAALSGTREYRYLAKSIASFPPSDRLIEMMEESQLQCVKKIPFLFGVVMLYIARSRWE
- a CDS encoding ComEC/Rec2 family competence protein — its product is MAFVLLVLVFSSLQCGGSFGWISEASAQSVVVPSVSCGSGAKMKVHFYNVGEGLAVLIALPDRRHILVDTGDFPRRQGCGSVCSEAHSHLIDQLERDLKGAPIDMLWITHLHSDHIGGASLVLRTFKVNAYVDNGQGKKQNTVRRIRTMARRRRVRVVTVDPGHRDLPIESSSALQIRAIVPPRWPKPCHINPNNCSIGLRVDYCNSSVLFIGDAEAEEEKLLDLLGSITLFQVGHHGSDTSSSESFLSKLMPKYAVISAGRAEEGLNRHYCHPHTSAVVRVNAALGGSFSVPMRVFDNRMRCNQAREEDWKSVLTSDRLWITSRDGDIVLTTTGDGVFQRE
- a CDS encoding GNAT family N-acetyltransferase codes for the protein MIEAKRLILRTWQVKDAAAYYRINQDPKVIGFLREPITMEEVKDFIKYASSHWENIKI
- a CDS encoding alpha/beta hydrolase; amino-acid sequence: MEVRQLICGSLLKRIQEDFSAFFSSEIDANKARVPMLFLSGRLDSWTPLSSFESDSRRFTEAQYVESPCLGQSFITEGKNCAWSIMSSFLADPTKRIDTSYPSNFCSQFLH
- the menD gene encoding 2-succinyl-5-enolpyruvyl-6-hydroxy-3-cyclohexene-1-carboxylic-acid synthase; translated protein: MTNLHTAWARLIIRSFADSGVRHVVISPGSRSTPLALAAAEEQEVQCHAVVDERTAGFFALGQGRWERNPTLLICTSGTAGAHYLPAIIEASQSYIPLVVMTADRPWEAYDAALSQTTDQVKLFGNHVRHYAEIGLPDPQEMAMLGAQRIAAQAVYRSQYPVPGVVHINARFRKPLEPIVMPAEEPWEETYRRIVGNGPSRFFIPQMSVHEEAIDQLTYACLRSHCGWIACGPSLHVEPQEKLCREVVKLAKALGFGVLAEIASGVRCGLDPAQVVAPSFFASLLRSCSWHRSLCPDLILEINAPLVSEEYHSWVRNHRWIDRYVVAPYGWNDSQGGARMLIHGPPSQVLSGIRRRLDPGDKRSVVSSLKQLQKADRYVESILEQEWQGGSLTEGMVAFSVMQALQQGDIMMIGNSNPIRLFDRYCPVKKKPIYVFHQRGVSGIDGLVAGAVGIQKVAKKRMVLVVGDLSFLHDLGGLVLCRQVEGPLVIVVIHNGGGRIFEQLPVARQPSLAPLLERYFVVFHHLTFKGIADMCGVYYVQVTERTQLADALTSGLNQKGCTVIEVKVPPHDSQRRWSALGAQVDEYLKRVSQ
- a CDS encoding isochorismate synthase, whose amino-acid sequence is MLSFEEAGLEEFSHSAAPDQLVSLTWAVEPMEVDHFLEVVKEGTAWLWDPSKEGEGDKWSFAGWGETLRLEVREDLSCEGERILMQAMEKRNPGHLEVPSLRLFGGFAFESDWDPSFPWKKFGCASFSVPRWSYGCCGAKAFLRMTVQGRDCQHRSSLLEEIGGVLKKITTSPFKIENRKLTFRKVEGETLEEWGQKIESILREISLGHFKKVVMACRSRLEAEMPLNGVDIVRRFKGRHGDRVRFLMQRGDFWFVGSTPELLVERREKWIRTDALAGSVVLDVDSRREDCEQRKQELLSSLKDREEHAFVVDWIKASLRPFCHKIDSPDVPFIRELKGLAHLWTPIVAECSQEVHVLELVHALHPTPAVCGIPREIARAWIAAHETSSRGWYAGPIGWFDAKGEGAFFVGIRSMLVHGRTVWVYTGAGILRGSEPEKEYKEIAAKQASLLMSVGDVQK
- a CDS encoding RCC1 domain-containing protein, producing the protein MCWGDHAWGQTEVPQGQYTFVAAGNAHACAIALGQLVCWGDGSHGQTHAPQGEGYTLVSAGGLHTCALRNYQVECFGSNDAGQTNVPKGEYVEVSAGGLHTCAIDKEKRVICWGSNSKGQIVVPNEGQYIQVSAGGFHTCALDRNGEIICWGDNKKGQTIVPQGIYQSVSSGSEHTCAVTQKGAVVCWGANHLRQTDVI